The Prinia subflava isolate CZ2003 ecotype Zambia chromosome 5, Cam_Psub_1.2, whole genome shotgun sequence genome window below encodes:
- the LOC134550796 gene encoding LOW QUALITY PROTEIN: mas-related G-protein coupled receptor member H-like (The sequence of the model RefSeq protein was modified relative to this genomic sequence to represent the inferred CDS: deleted 2 bases in 1 codon), with protein sequence MEVTTVSPSPASPTEGDDLCDIDATDVAIHSVTLLISLCGLVGNGAVLSLLSLKWRNIGIFFLALLDFLFLLFTVPSALLFLVEDLSCSLILPLLYLSFLLQLPWSFCYWALFWLMLISHNRNMYKPWMLCCCCNLPECLLCLMDTVHYCMFLALFIVICECYLCQSHQQGHCRAALISMHTLILLLFAAPILIFHTINFIKTKRGSNQQKTKRQDTVISLIVLFIVLLSLCNFLLQLGYTFVSSQVLFLLSCILSSIKPFIYFLAGRCWRPCSLKSLRLSLQRAFEEPQESAAHSSDPALDTVP encoded by the exons ATGGAGGTGACCACCGTGTCCCCATCTCCCGCCTCACCCACTGAAGGGGACGATCTCTGTGACATAGATGCCACCGACGTGGCCATACACAGTGTGACACTGCTCATCAGCCTCTGTGGGCTGGttgggaatggggctgtgctctccctcctcagccTGAAATGGCGTAACATTGGCATCTTTTTCCTGGCTCTTCTTGacttcctcttcctgctcttcacagtcccctctgccctcctcttccttgtGGAGGACCTGTCCTGCTCTCTTATCCTGCCCCTGCTGTACTTGagtttccttctccagctgccaTGGTCCTTCTGCTACTGGGCACTGTTCTGGCTGATGTTAATCAGCCATAATCGGAACATGTACAAGCCCTggatgctctgctgctgctgcaacctTCCTGAGTGCCTCTTGTGCTTGATGGACACTGTCCACTACTGCATGTTTCTTGCTCTCTTCATTGTCATTTGTGAATGC TACCTGTGCCAATCACACCAGcaggggcactgcagggcagctctcaTCTCCATGCAcaccctcatcctgctcctctTTGCTGCACCCATACTCATTTTTCACACAATCAACTTCATTAAGACCAAGAGGGGCTCCAATCAGCAGAAAACCAAGAGGCAAGACACGGTTATCTCCCTCATTGTGCTCTTCATTGTCCTTCTCAGCCTCTGcaatttcctgctgcagcttggcTACACCTTTGTGTCTTCTCAAGTTCttttcctgctcagctgcaTCCTCAGCAGCATCAAACCCTTCATCTACTTCTtggcagggaggtgctggaggcccTGCTCCCTGAAATCCCTCCGGCTCTCCCTCCAGAGGGCCTTTGAGGAGCCACAAGAAagtgctgcccacagcagtgaCCCTGCCTTGGACACTGTGCCCTGA